The segment TTAGGTAAAAATTGTATTGTTTACAGTTTCATAACAATGCAACAGTTATCTAATGATCAGATACAAAACTGTTTTATCAGTCTCTAAAAGACAATGTCCTGTTTTCTTCTGCATGATACTAATTATAATTATGTGTACCAGAATGAATTGAAGCATATATAAATTACAGAGTAATGTTGGGATTTGTGAAGAAACAGTAAACAACACATTTTTTCTGGGACCCGTTTTCTTTGGGTTGATCAAGTCTGGGGCAAAAATGGTAACAATTGgcattgtagtttttaagaagtagttacaaatgtaaaattgttaatggATGACGCACGACGACAAACAAAGACCAACAGCAATGagtaatcaaaatttgattttttttttttttttttaaaatatggccAACATCAAGTTGGATCTTCAAATATTGCAAGTTATCAAAGATGTTATTGATTAAATCCATGTTTAttccatttgaaaatttaattactgtacattgtatatgtgtgCATGTAAATTGGACAAGTCTTGGCGATAATCCTCcataatatttaatttgattttatgtCTCATGTACCAGGTAGATAAACAATCACATCATTATAGTTGTTTATTCCTTAATCGACGGAATGGAAGTAAAGGTTTATGTCTGTATATCATGTTCACCAACTGTTTATAACTGTCTGCAAATGGATTGCTTTTCTGGACTAGTTCTCTGCACTTGAGCTTGCGTCCTTTATGTTGGGAAAAACCATCGATGTCAAAAAGGTCTTGTACAATCTTCCGAACATCAGAtttatatgaaggtatgttgtgGAATCCTTTTCTTCTATGTACATCATTAATCATGTCCAAATTTTTCACAGCTTTGATTAAAAGAGGAAATTGTTTCGAGTGCGCAATTATACTCTCCTTTGTTTGGAATCCAGAACAAGTGTTTTTTGTATCTCTGTTGACTAGTTCTACATACTCATCTAGTGTCATGTTCGAGTTCTTCCCACCTGACAAATTTATACAGCGATTTGCAATAAGTCTCTCTGTTTGAGGAGGCGGCAAGGTTCCTGATATGAGGCCTGTTAAATGGATGCTGCCGataagatattttgttttgtgggtCTTGTTGTACAGCGGGGTCTCGTACTTAGCTGAGCGAATAGATCTATAGCCATCAGCCATATCCACTGCCGTATCAAGATTTCGATGTAATGCTGACAGACGGAAAAGGGCTATCAAATAATCAAAAAGTTCATCTTGCAATAGGTTTGCTTGTTTACTTTTTCGTAATGCTGGTTTGGAATAGCCATGGACTtctttttcatgaaattctgcACTTTTGATATGACAGTAAGTTTTTTCACAGTAGTGGCAGGAAAAGCGACCATCTTTAAAGTTCCCGAACCAATAATTTTCTTCATGATCTGGATCAGACAATACTTGTCACAACTCTTCAAACAAGTCACTGTCTCCAAAAAACCACTTGTTCACAATTCGTTCACATATGTTATTCATCCACTGTATTTTTTCCTCTCCTGTCCATTTGGAGAATTCATCAGGCAGTGGTATGCTCTCTGTTAAGTTAAGAAGTCCAAACTCTTTCAAGAAAAATGCACAACACATAGCATCAAATATAGTACGGTATAGCATTTTATATCCTCTGTAAGAGTTCTTTACTTTCCCCTTCACATTGCGTGCATTTAATATGTTCTTATAATAATACACTGTTCCTCTGTCATTTGCTGACTGGGTGCTGTATGTTTGCAACACAATtgcctaaaaaaaaaaaataattggtaTATTTTTACCTATATTCATATCAAGTTCAACATTATTAACAAGATCataccacatcgctcacctgatatCATGTGAACAAAGGAGGCCCATGGATCATATCGCTCACTTTAGTAACCTtgcatattcgcatgtaaaattgtgatccctattgtggtcccatcttacccctggggaTTATGATGTTAAGAAACTCGAATCTCCATTATGTCGGGAAGCTTACATGTAATgttaacttttctggtccattggttcttgtgaagaattttgaatgaccccaccctatttttgtgattatctcccctttgaagggggcatgacccttcatttgaatgaacttgaatccccttcacccaaggatgttttgtgccaagtttggttgaaattggctcagtggttctagagaagatttttaaaacttgttaatgtaattttgctattatctccccttggacaAGGATGTTGCAACTCAGTTGAATAAATTTGATGCTTTATGCCAagttttagttgaaattggctcagtggttctggagaagtcacaaatgtgaaagtttacagacagacgatggacagcaagtgagctaaaaagtgaaCCTCACTTTATGAAAAAGGAAATCTTAGTTGATAAATATCtgttatatcttttatttttaagtgCACATAAGAAACTGTTTGACTTAATTTACCTCAAGGAAGTTCATGAGCCGatgaaaatcttcaattttGGAAATGAATCCTTCAAACTTATCCAATGGATTTTCATTATTGGTCATAGCTTCTTGGGCACTCTGTATTCTCTCATCAGTCAATCTGTCTCctttaaagtgaaaaaaaaattacacgaGTTACTCTTCACTatctttttcaatatttcatttcaaataaaaatcacaataaTTCTAACAAATCTATATAACTGCAatcagggcttgaaactaacttttcaCATCACCAGTTTAGCCAGACTGATACGATTTATTTTAAACAAGTCtgcagaaaattttaccagtccaCCAGGGTTTTCCagatataattaaagatatttcgttaatgttattcaaataaaataatgggATTTAACTCTGTGCCTTGGACAATTTTGCAACACTAATCAGGTTTGTCTGATGTCTATAGAGGAATGCCAAAAGCAGAGTTTAAACAAGTTTTTCAAaatgacgttttagaaaattaaccagtcccatcggacttactaaaacaaatgtcaatcaGTCTGCCAGACTTTTATCCAGTCAGTGATaagcatatgttaattttgagcccTGCTGTTGATGTTCCTCTTGAaatgttcccctattaatttttaCTTGCCTCCAAAAAACACTTCCTCAACTATTTCCCCAGCATCATCAATGGGCACATACTTCTTTGATATGTCCTTTAGTAGCCTGATCACATCTTGGGTAACCATTTCATTACAATCAAAAAGTCCCAAAGAATACtgtaaaaacaaatgaatatgCATGTATTTGAACTGGATTTGTTGGAGATAAAAACATGCCTAGAATTGTCTAGAAATTTAGTATACATGTGTCTTACTTGTTCCGTTTTCATTCCTGAGAATTCACTATACTTGTGCTTCAAGtgttttggatatatatatccaaatgcTCCGTTCAGCTGCTCAATATTTGCAATCACTGCATTGGCCACTAAAAAGGTCAACTCATGCAGAAGAATGTCCTGATCAGCTACTGAGGGAATAAAATCCACAGGAGTTAATTCTAAAATATCTAGGAGCTGTGGATCAAAAGCACAATTCAAAGAATCCACCCTATCAACGACTCCAATAACCTGAAACAGGTGCAAAGACAATGTCTTGTCTTGAGAGGTACGATAAGATGGAATAATATTTCTATCCCAATTGTCTCCAATTAGCTGATATTTCTTGTTTCCTCCTCGACTCCATTCTGTTTTGTACTTAAGTAGTTCTTCGTCCAAGTATTCGTCCCATGAATTCAGCTTTCTTCGCAATGTTTCTGGGTGAACTGAAGCACCAAATTTGGCAATCCTCTCGATATCCTAAAGAAACATGtaaaatcaatttaattaaagcaaATATCACATGTCaagtaatagaatttatcaatcatactaaaaatcatacaaatgtatatatatgtaagaatgctgaatataaaatttaaaatatccaATATGCTTTAAACCTTGACAACTGTATTAGAGTATATTGGAATATTTGTCCAATCTCAACAATGCTCAAGacttaaaaacaatatataattattaaacaGATATATTTGCAATTTAATAAATCAAGCTGTGCCTCAGATATTCAATAGCAATGTGTTAATGAATAGTTGTTTGTTTATCTGGATATCTGTCTAAATATGGTTTGTAATTATCACTTTTGAATATGGTAGACTAAAGTACCTTAAGGGTGCATCCTCCATGCATTAACACTAGTCCTGACAAGTACTGTACTAAAGACATTTCTTGAGATCTGGCATGCAGAATCTGGGACAAAGTGTACATTACAAGTTGAAATGGTTTGTTATTCACTTGGATTGGAATGTCATTAACCATTGCTGATACTATCTTCAGGATATTAGGGGCACGTATTTGTAGTTCTGTGTACAGTTTGTCCCAAGTGAATTCcataacattttgaattgatttgtcTTGAAGCACACTTCCAGAATTTCTCTTGCACAAGGTTTTGCATTCATCACCTGCAAAACATGACAAAAATTGCAAGGCATGctatttgaaaaatacaaaatttaatcaataaaatctACTAACATACATTTACACACAGAAGTTTACAAATCTGCTAATGACTGCTACcatatttttcatacatgtctttcttaaataagatttaaaaagaGTTGATCACTAGACTTTCAAGTCCATACCTAAAATTGCTACAGAACTCTCAATTAGTTCTTCTGGATGACTTGTCTTTAAAAAGTCCCTCAATCCACTGCCTATGTATTTTCCCCTAAAAACAATTTTGCAGACCTTCTTCTCCTTTTCATCGGTGATGAACCTACTTTTGCGACCACTTGGATAGTAAATACTAATCTGCAAGtaatttaagtacatgtacattaaataacACCTTTTCATTCTAAGCCTAAGACCATGACAATAATAACTAAGGTATGCAAACACACTACAGAGAATCTGTTCGTTGGATATAATTTTCATCAAACCTTTGTTTTTCATCTCAGAACATTGGATAGGAGATAAAAACTTctatatctttattttgatataaattttgttaaatataatgATTTTCTAATTTGTGTACCTTTTATCATAGTTGAGATTTATAGAAAATCCAAAATCTGAATTGAAGCATAATCTGAAAGAACAACATGCACATGCATAATTAGCAAATACAAAAGGTcaacttattttcaaattcattcacAGCTACATCAactacaaacaagaggcccacaggccttataggTCATGTGAGTACTAgtaaaaaagtatcactactcccaagggccatgaaatctagagaaaacaaattcctgttttgactaaattctaatgttcagcaacagtataaaacaagatgtgaaaTTCAccgtacatccttttctgctattcctaagtatgcatttagattttatacagtaccagcaaaattacacataaacaatatatacaaagtttagtccc is part of the Ostrea edulis chromosome 2, xbOstEdul1.1, whole genome shotgun sequence genome and harbors:
- the LOC125678261 gene encoding uncharacterized protein LOC125678261, yielding MAISIYYPSGRKSRFITDEKEKKVCKIVFRGKYIGSGLRDFLKTSHPEELIESSVAILGDECKTLCKRNSGSVLQDKSIQNVMEFTWDKLYTELQIRAPNILKIVSAMVNDIPIQVNNKPFQLVMYTLSQILHARSQEMSLVQYLSGLVLMHGGCTLKDIERIAKFGASVHPETLRRKLNSWDEYLDEELLKYKTEWSRGGNKKYQLIGDNWDRNIIPSYRTSQDKTLSLHLFQVIGVVDRVDSLNCAFDPQLLDILELTPVDFIPSVADQDILLHELTFLVANAVIANIEQLNGAFGYIYPKHLKHKYSEFSGMKTEQYSLGLFDCNEMVTQDVIRLLKDISKKYVPIDDAGEIVEEVFFGGDRLTDERIQSAQEAMTNNENPLDKFEGFISKIEDFHRLMNFLEAIVLQTYSTQSANDRGTVYYYKNILNARNVKGKVKNSYRGYKMLYRTIFDAMCCAFFLKEFGLLNLTESIPLPDEFSKWTGEEKIQWMNNICERIVNKWFFGDSDLFEEL